The following nucleotide sequence is from Agromyces sp. SYSU T00194.
GTGCTCGCCCAGTCGGTCTCGGCCGTCGCGCCCGCAGGCGCCGCCCTCACGATCCCGGCGATCATCGCCGCGGTCACCGGCACGGCCTCGCTGCTGCCGATGCTGCTCGCGGCGGGCGTCACGCTGCTCGTCGCATCCACCATCAACCAGTTCAGCCGGCGGATGGCCGCGCCGGGCGGCGTCTCGGCCTACATCGCCCGCGGCCTCGGCTCGTCGGCCGCCCTCGTCGGCGGCGTCGCGCAGCTCATCGGCTACGGATTCGTCGCCATGTTCGCCCTCGTCGGCACGGTCTACACGACCCTCTCGCTCGCCGACTTCGTGCTGCCGACCGCCGGCGCGCCCGCCGTGTGGGCCGTCGTGCTCATGCTCGTGTTCGGTGCGGGGGCGCTGTTCATCCTCGTCCGGGGCATCCGTCGGTCTGCCCGCGTGACCCTCATCGTCGAGGTCGTGTCGGTCGGCGCGATCGCGCTGCTCACCGTCGCGCTGCTCGCGGTGCTGTGGGCGACGGATGCCCCGATGATGGCGAACCGCACCTTCGCGGTGTTCGATCCGAGCGGCGTCTCGGGCGCCGAGCTGCTGGTCGCCACCGCGCTCGCGATGACCGCCCTCGTCGGCTTCGAGTCGGCGTCCACCCTCGGCGGCGAGGCGAAGCGGCCGCTGCTCGCGATCCCCCGCGCGATCGTCTGGACCGTCTTCGTGTCGGCCGGCCTCTACCTGCTGACCGGATACGCCCAGCTCACCGGCATCGACGCCGACGACCTCCGCGGCGGCGACGGCTTCTTCCCCGTCGACGGCGTCACCGCCTCGCTCGGCATGCCCTGGCTCGGCGCGGTGCTCGAACTGTCGATCGCGGCCTCGCTCTTCGCGTGCCTCATCGCCTCGGCGACCGCGATGACCCGCGTGCTCTTCGCGCTCGC
It contains:
- a CDS encoding APC family permease — translated: MSALERAIANPEPVPGLDAESPVAGLDRRSVGAVEVLAQSVSAVAPAGAALTIPAIIAAVTGTASLLPMLLAAGVTLLVASTINQFSRRMAAPGGVSAYIARGLGSSAALVGGVAQLIGYGFVAMFALVGTVYTTLSLADFVLPTAGAPAVWAVVLMLVFGAGALFILVRGIRRSARVTLIVEVVSVGAIALLTVALLAVLWATDAPMMANRTFAVFDPSGVSGAELLVATALAMTALVGFESASTLGGEAKRPLLAIPRAIVWTVFVSAGLYLLTGYAQLTGIDADDLRGGDGFFPVDGVTASLGMPWLGAVLELSIAASLFACLIASATAMTRVLFALAREGLLPRALGRTRSRSGTPVAAVALSMSFVTVVPIVSVLLGAALWPTMQWLLLGAATGYLVAYFLACVAAPVFLWRIGESGWRSTVVAAAGAVGVAVILVAYLVVESTGARAGAVWVMVGVLVVTVVLAGLRASFALRHPRIRGVYDVPTIADVWGGRRGGS